Within Crassostrea angulata isolate pt1a10 chromosome 2, ASM2561291v2, whole genome shotgun sequence, the genomic segment aatatctttatttatttatatgtcaCAGACCTTTATGATTCAATTATTTTACCGATAGTTACTTGAATTAGGGAAATTCACATAAAGTTTAATGCTACACTGGAATTTGATTTGCTGAGGTATTGATCCCATTAAAACAGTTTTGACTATACTGGATTGCTTGCAtgtgaaaatattaaattacaCCAAATATTAATATAACGTACGTTAATTATTCAAATATCAAGCTCTTTCCAAATAACAACTGCAATAcaataatttttaagatttatttcaacttttctttctttcagAGAATCAAATTACATCATCGTGGATGGCAAAACCTTAAAAGTAGACAATTCCCTATTGGAAACAATTTTCCCtggaaaaatattcaaagaaacgaTCTCCATTGCGGGCAAAGCAAAGGGTCTGACAATTGCTGAAGTGTAAGTCTTAGGAATCTTTATAAAAGTACTCACTGCTGATTAATTatagtataaatattttcagctcgctttttcatgattttgataaaaaaatatataataatatacctTTGAGTAAATTGTGATTTCATTGGATAAAAAATACTTAGTACAAGATTTCTTTATCTCTTCTTATATACACAGGAGAtattgaatagaaaaaaaacaaatttcttactaaaatttatattaatggaaaatatttacattgtttATCTAATTCAACTTCTTAAAATGTCGCCAAACAAATTTTCTAACTTTATCATCCGGGTACTTCCCAGTAGGTTTCTTAGCTCATCTGAGCTAAAATCTGACATGAGCTTGAATTCCTGATAACTTTCTGTCTGGCGTCAgtctttctgtctgtctgtaaactttttgacCTCTTAAGTACAGCTATTTGTAAGAACCAGGCAGGGGGTGATTCATGACCAACTCAGATTTCtatgaaattttaatatgaagTTTTATGGACCACCAGAACATCATTGGAGATGATGACTTTTTTGTTCAACCTTTGTTGCCATGGTAACGTGGCACCATGTAAATGTACCTGAACAGCAAACACCAAACACATACTATTTTGAATTAATCTCTTACTTTcggcaattaaaaaaaaattaaacaaaactatacaaattttatttttgtttctgtaaatatGGCCCAATATATTCACTGTTAATCATAATAACAATATTATTCTACCTTTCCAACAAATggtaaaaataagttaaaaacatgttgttttttaagaAATCGTCATTAAGGTTTTTCCTCagaatcaaacattttcaagGGCATAATACGTAAAAATGCCACATGTGCCAAAATTTTGAGCACAGAGGATAAAAAGTACACATCCCTTACAAAACActtttaagataaaattcatgggtttttaaatacataatgtGTTACCATGGCGATGAAActacatgaaaattcaaattttacatatacaCTACCTATCATCatattttggaaagatgttGTGGAAAAATAACACTTGTCAAAGAAATCTTAATACCTAAAATAGAAAGTACACACcttgaacatttaaaactttAGATAAAACCGATGggtttttaaaaagcatttggTAACCATGTCAATAAAATTTCCCAAAATATCGTTTTcatcaaaaaaccaaaaattgttacattttgtGGACATACTGCTAATAATAAATacaagtttaaaaagaaatagagCATATAAGATAGAAAGTACACAtcctaaaaatgacaaaatacagataaaactGGTGACTTATTAACTATCAAACTGTTACTATGGCAACgaaatatccaaaaaattgccttaaaaaatacaacttaaatttttacattttgggAGCATATTTCAGTTAGCCGcacaagtttaaaaaattttgagcatatacatgtagcaaggAAAATACATATCTTAAACTTGAATTAAAGCATTTGGAATCTTAGTATTACTCTTTTACCTTagcaacaaaaaatatcatcacaATCTGTATttgagtaaaataaaatttcgtcaaatatttaaaagatcaAACTGAGATATTAAACGAaacattcattaatttcaaatatacaGAATTGACAATGCCAATCCtcagaattcaaaatttagataaattgtaaatttctgtTACCATGGCAGCATAATGACTACAGAAAGAGTTGAAGCAGAAATGACTTTTCAcgtgtatatctatatataaatcaaagtaaagTCCTGTGCTAATATGTTTCAACAaggaatatttcaaaatcacaaAGAGTCTATTAGCTAGTAATTATGACTGTGAGCAAATTAAAGTTTagctttttttcatttcaattctttaaaattgataaaaattaatacaaaaaaataacccacatgtatatttcctttcttttgAAATCTACTTTTTAGATATCTATGCATTATCACAACTGTTATTGCCATGACAACCACAGAAGCTGAaagaatacatataaaaatacacCTAGGTTTTGCCACATATCATTTATGATTCCATGCATGTTAGATGTACATACAGACATTATCTAAACAAACCAACAATCATTGAAAGACAGCACCAATATTTCTACATTTACAAGTTTAAACAATCATATTGGACTGTCAAGCTCTAAGGTCATGGCATCTCTAATGCTGTCTCTTTCTTCTTCCTCATATATTGACTGCAGTATTTCTCGCAGATGGTCATCTTCTTCTGGTTCATCCTTGATATCCTTGGCTTTTGCATTCAGAGAAAGTCTTGAAAAAAAGGAGTTAATCTGAGAAGGCTGCAGCCATTCATCGGGATTGAAAAACTTCTCTCCAGTGCTGTTTCGCAGAGATTTCATACGTTGAGATACTTCAACAGGAATTGCTTTCCTACCTGATTCTTCGCCCTCTTGAAAAACtctatggagaaaatctttcacTTTGGAAGAGAAGCGTGCAAATTTCCTTGTTTTTTTCAGTGCCCATCCTTGTTGAAGCTTCTCTACTGATGAATTCTTCACAAGGGTATGGTGATCTCTGCCTATTTGCACCAGCTGTTTAGAAATGAACAAATTGGAATTACACAACTCGGACCAATGATGTCGTAGAGCATCATAAGTTGATGTTTTCTCTTGAACATGTCTATCCAGAAGAATATGCTCTTGAAGTATTTGGTATGAGGAAAACTGCTGATTACAGCCTAATTCAGAACAGTGGAAAATACTGGTTGGTGTAACTGAACAGTTTTTTATGTGAGAGATCACACCATAGTTTTTTGATGGTTCTTCAAAGTCAGACAGTATGATGAGTCCTGTGTCAAGCTGCTCACTTTTCAAGACATCTTCTCTTTTTATCTTGATACCAATACCAATACTAAATCTGTGCCAGGCAATGATATCATCCCCTTCAAAGGCAAGATTATTAATGTTGGTGATTCCCTTGATGCAATGACTAGTCATTGTCTGGTTTTTCCTGTCAACTTCCACAACTGCACATTGACATCCTGCTACACCACTTCCATCCATTATTGCCTTCTTCATGTCAAATGGTGTTGTTACATTTTCTCCAGATGAAACAAACATCCTTAATTTGGATCGCATATGGGCAATTTTGGCATCGCAATAACTTTTTCCTGCCTGAGGTTCACTGAAGTCATAGCGTACAATGCTGATacctgaaaaaaaagttattaaaaccTTATAAACACTACTTTCATCATTTGCACAAATTAAACAAGTACTCTATGGGCAATGAATAAACTTGATTCATGCTCACCTCACAGCCAATACCTACTGGCAGTCTTCTGGTCTAGTCTGAGATTCATtgggtcagagagagagagagagagagagagagagagagagagagagagagagagagagagagagagagagcaaagtCAAGACAAGGATTTTGACAAATAAAGGTCTGCTAGTCCCTTAAGGTTGATATAAAAACTtgattcaaggtcactacacaagTCAACCTTTACCAGAAGGCACTTTGTCTGTGAAGTATttgccagattgggccaagggaaGAGAAAATATGCCCCAGATAAGTGATACCAGAAAGACAGatggatggacggacagacagactgatcCCTATTGGGTGCCGGCTAGGAGGATACAATTTTTAGGGAATCAAGTATCAAAGCAAATACCTGTGACAAAGTCTCTGAATGGCACTGTTCAGCGGAATTCTCTGTCTCTGAATGGCACTGTTCAGCATAATTCTCTGTCCTTGTTTGGAGGTTCCTGGACTGctgaaaatgtatatatgtttataagTAAAAGATCAAACTCATacaggttttattttaaaatgcaattttttaaaaactgtttggtCCAATTCTTTGCTCATTAcagtatttctgtaaataatttttcatcccAATCAATTCTccaaaaatttataatattttttcaaattacccAAGCAATATTCATCTCTTTTCAAAGAGATAAATtcagaaatattcaaatttaaaaaaaaaagaaggtttATAACAggttaaagaaaaaacatatgtACAATGTGCATGTGACATGgaaatgtataaacaaaacaaaatcatttgaaaacaaaatcatttgacTTTGTCCAAATTTGAGAGTTGATCGATTTACTGTACTTTTATGCatcattaaaacaaactttagAAAGTTTCTGACAAGTTGTACACACAACTATCTTCAGGATTTTATTACAATTAGCCTCATATTTTATAAGCACATGAAATTAGTGcataaaataaaactgtttgaAGACTAGTGAGAGACAAATTGATAACATTACCTGTAAGGTTGCTTCAGGGGTGTCATCCGAggtatttttgcaaatttgagCAGAAGATGCATCTTTACAGCACTGAAATTAtgtcatatattaaaatttagcTTGACAAAATAGTTTGTTACTCCAAAATAATCACTAAAACGAGACACAAATGCATTTGAACTCTAACTTGGCCATGCAgcgatataaattttttatcttaTAAATGCCGATCCCGAttgtttttagtttaatttgtgTATGACGTGCGATTCCGATAAGGTCAATATCATAATCATATTGATTATAGACATGATCAAACAGATAAATACATTGCCTTTATTCTAagcaaatttaaatacattttgttaaaaatgcagccaaattatttttagagtTATATATACTAGGTATTATGTACTTTAAAATAGCATATAGAAATAAGTtttttatgtgtgtgtgtgtgtgctcATCTATTCCCATAATCAATCatgtatatcatacatgtataagttatttAATAGCattcaattcattgttttatttgttttaaaataaaacataaaaattatttcttacctCGCACCATTTCATTTCCTGGGTTACATTTTTTCTACATCTACTGCACAAgcctaaaaatgtattttaaactagactcttgttgctatagcaacaaaaaggtcttccgttcctcatgtattaatctgcacaaatctccagttatcttgtaaacaggaaatggatataatatatacattttgtctttcctcaaagtttggatgttcaagtttttgtttccGGGTAGTTGTAATATCTcgttgaaaaaaggtttttgtctcgggaccggaaacgaacaaacagaagtgattaatgaaacggaaagtagatattttagtacatttacctacggtacgttactattcatcacattgagtaaaatgtttaaaagaaaaattaagaatttaataaaaaagttcTATTGCTTGAACGTTTCGAgtaaaaccggaagtgacgtacgaccaaatgaaacccgttaaacacatgttcaatcaaacgTCCATCATTCATTTAAGCTTCGCGCTTTaatctctcacagtttctgaaATCTTGCGgttactttgttttttataaaagaaggctacctgagatatttgagatgtctcaccagAAGTAGAGGTTTtgttttaccatgtgtagatgaccttttgtatttctatggctaaaatgttacttcaatgcttAATAaccaaatatttctaaaaattcaaaatttggtgtacttcctgtgacgaccggaagttacgccggataaaacaaaataatgttaaaacatgtacatacataggtctatcatcctacaaagtttggttgttgaagtcgtttccgtttttgagatttcgtcgaaataaggtttttggtttcgggacaggaaacggacaaacggaagtgctcaatgtaaattgtattcaatatttcttgtatacttgccttttgtacattatttttcatttatctaactaaaattATCAACGGAAAACagataaactgataaacagcttgatttttttCGACTCtccctgtgtggaccggaagtgacggaaaacaaaa encodes:
- the LOC128174618 gene encoding uncharacterized protein LOC128174618 — protein: MNLRLDQKTASSVYKVLITFFSGISIVRYDFSEPQAGKSYCDAKIAHMRSKLRMFVSSGENVTTPFDMKKAIMDGSGVAGCQCAVVEVDRKNQTMTSHCIKGITNINNLAFEGDDIIAWHRFSIGIGIKIKREDVLKSEQLDTGLIILSDFEEPSKNYGVISHIKNCSVTPTSIFHCSELGCNQQFSSYQILQEHILLDRHVQEKTSTYDALRHHWSELCNSNLFISKQLVQIGRDHHTLVKNSSVEKLQQGWALKKTRKFARFSSKVKDFLHRVFQEGEESGRKAIPVEVSQRMKSLRNSTGEKFFNPDEWLQPSQINSFFSRLSLNAKAKDIKDEPEEDDHLREILQSIYEEEERDSIRDAMTLELDSPI